AAAAGCATATTGCTTAGCGGAAAaacttttgtatattttttcctgCGGTCTTAACGAAGGTGTCTCCAAATCGGGATAAGATACGTTACTTTTTGTATGACGCCCTAAATAGAACAAAGACAATAATGCAATGATCTGTATTTCGGTGTATTTCGGTGTAGTGAATGAAGTCCATTTCAAGactatataaatacaaatagtGTACCGTATACTGAATCtctataataatgaatatatttagACACAAAGTTTTCAACTGTGTATGTTACGATAAGGTAAAATAAGATACGTTACTGAGACTTTGCTCTATTACAGAAAAATAACTTGGTTAACAAAGttataatgtattttgttttaaagcACTCTACATTGCTTGGGAGTTACGAAAGAAAAGGttgttattttgtgaaaacacaaGGTTGACCCTAAAGGCCGTCAAATACGTTACCGCATTGCGCGTTGATAGACACAACGCGCTATTCACGCGCATTCTCTAATTTTGCACACGCTTTTAGCACTTCTCCACCCTTCAAAGCATGGCGGACACGTTGAGCGTTACGTGCTGAGAGTCTGAGGGAGATGTAAGGCTTCTCGCCGTTTGTTATTCATCCCAGCTACGTGGTTGGtaagaattttcatttttttaatattgacaGAATATAGTTCATTTATCTGTTTGAGTACTATGATACATTTGAGAGTTATTTGAAGTTGATGGAACAGGTATAGGCTTAAGACATCTAACACGTATGCATGCGATTGTTTAGTGTGTGTGATAGCTCGCATGAACATTAGAATGTTACCAGATAGGCACGGTAACGTATCTTACCCGACTGGTAACATATCTTATTAGATATTAATGTCATGTTTTTACGTACACGACGactaaatattttatatttatttgttattaattattaaataatGTACATATAAAACTCCCATGCTGATATTTttcctctctgtctgtctctcgtttatttcagagaaaaaaaagacatgggtAAAACGCTTGCTGAGATCCAGAAGGCctacagagagagaaagaaaaagagtgaCCCCATGTTTCTAGCGAAGGAGCGGAGAAGACGAATCAATTATCGCGTTCCTGTTTCTGACCAAAAGACGTCGGCTCTGAAAAAAATCCGGAAGAAGAATCGAATGTACCAACGCAAATTCAGACAGAGGAAAAGGGATAATGAAAACCCGCCGGGAAATGGGACATCTCCGTCTTCCAAAACCGCCGTTCTTGCCAAAAGACGAAATTCGTGTTCATCGACATCGCCACTGCTAGTTCAGTTTTCCTTTCCTCAAAAAAACAGCACGAAAGAGGTCAAAAGCTCTGAGAAGTGCCAACAACAAGATCAAAGAGCTCGAAACCAAAAACAAAAGGCtaaataaagaagagaaaaaagtacAAAAGCGAATCCAGAGGCTTGATAAGAAGCGCAAGAGATCATCTCCTCGTCGTTTGTCAGCAGATATGATCCCCAAAAGTAAGACGTCGGCTGAACTACAAGAAGCAGGTTTCGATCTGCAGGATTTGCCGCCATCAGTGCATAAGAAGTTGCTTTTTGCCAATGTCCTGACACATCATTTATCAGTGAAGCAAAAACATGGTTCTGCCCAACAGAACAGAGTTTGAGGGTTACTATATCCGGTAAAGTtatcaagaaatacaaatgtgctAGACTTATGAACCGGCAAACTGGAATCGACCGAAGAGCCCATGTCAAGACTTGGTATCTGCGATCAAGACAGATATCTGAGCTTCAGAAAAGGATCATCTCTTTCTATGAAAGAGACGACGTAAGTCGCTGCATGCCAGGGAAGCGAGATGCAACCAAGGCTGGATCTCAGAAGCTTCAGAATCGGGTGCTAACTGATTACCACCAAAATACGCATGCAAAGTTTTGTTCCGACAATCCCGATGTTCAAGTTTCACTTTCAAAGTTTTGTATGTTCAGACCGTCACATGTTAAACTTACATCTCTTCTTTCCAGAGCAACGTGTCTGTGCACAAGCCATCAGAACATGGCTTTTAAACTCAAGGCCTTGAGTAATTTGGGTATAGATATTTCGTTGAATCCTGAGACAGCTGCCAAGATTGTCAACGCTGATGAAATGAAACACCTTCTCTCCCAAGTAGATACTGAAGAGGTAGATTTTGAGGCATGGATAAAGGTTGAAGTCAACGGAATGAAGAAAATGAGAATCGACAACGTAAAGAAAAGCCTTGCTGATTTCATCACACTAATGCAAAATGAATACATCTCATTTCTTGAGCACGTTGGCAGGGTGCGAGCCCAATACAAGGCCATTTTCGAGCTAAAGGATAGGTTGCCACAAAGCGAAGCAATAGTCCAAATGGATTTTGCCGAGAAATTTGTGTGTCAGAGTGCCCAAGAGAAACAGAGCGCATACTGGAATTCAACGAGCACAACACTACATCCAACTGTGACATACTACAGAGATGAAGATGGGAAACTGCAACACAAAAGCATTGTTTTTGTTTCGGAGCTTGGTGATCACAATTCGAAGGCGGTGATGGCTCAACAAACTTGTCCCAATCCTCAAGACGCACATTCCTGATTTGCGAAAGATCCACTACTGGACTGATAGTCCATCCTCACAGTATCGGAATCGGTTCATCTTCAGTACTCTCTGCCAACACAACAACTTATTTGGTGTAAAAGCGAGCTGGGACTACTTTGAGTGTGGTCATGGCAAAAGTGTTTGCGATGGCACTGGCGGGACAGCAAAGAGACAAGCTTCTGATGCTGTGAAGCAAGGCAAGGCTGTCATACAAGATGTTACTGATTTCTTTGCGTGGGCATCTTCTCATGAGAAAGAAATCACGTACGTTATGTACTCAAAGGAGGACTACGACAGAGCGACGGAGCAGCTTTATTCCATTTATTACCAACATATTCCTGGaacaatgaaaatccattctGTGCATCCAATAAGTCAAACAAAGATGCTTGTGAGACACACTTCCTGCTACTGCGAGAACTGCGTAAAGGGACAAGATAGGTGTGACGGATGGATGAATCGAACACTAAAGCCTAAACGAGCAAATCCCAGTGATGCTGCAGTCGTAAAAGCCGTTGTGAAGGCCGTGGAGACAGTTGAGGCCGTGAAGACCGTTGAAGCCGCGGAGACAGTTGAGGCCGTGAAGACCGTTGAAGCCGCGGAGACAGTTGAGGCCGTGAAGACTGTTGAAGCCGCGGAGTCAGTTGAGGCTGTGAAGACCGTTGAAGCCGCGGAGACAGTTGAGGCTGTAGAGATTAATCATACACCAGTTTTACCAGCTGTTGATGAGTATGTGGCTGCCGTATACTCGGTTCAGTGGTACTTGGGAAAAGTCTTAGAAGTGGATCTCAAAGACCGTGATGCCAAGATAACATTCATGACTCGCATGACATCAAAGAAGGTCTCAACCCTCATGACCTTTAAGTGGCCAGATCCGGCAGATAAAATCTGGATTCCATTCGATGATATACTCACAACAGCTCAGCCAACAGGGCTTGGAAAGTCAGAGAGAAAATCTGAGTTAACCATCGAACAGTTCACACTAATCGAAGATTTGgccaaaaaatataaagaagcaCAAATTAAAAGGATCTATATTAGAATTTGAAGGTGACAAATATTTGGACAGCATTACTTGTATTTATGCACATATCCTCCCATTTTTTGAACAATTTACGAAGAAAAGGAATCATTTCCCTGTGATGCAAGAATGATGAAAATggcatattttaataaaaaggaaaataatgacattattatttttttttcggaaaacatttcttttttttatgagcAAGTTAATGATGTAATTCCCTTACAATTTTTCTCCACATTTAATTTACagaaatcctttaaaaaaatcaatttcaaatatgatacaGTAAAGTTTTCCTTTTCATCTAACCCCAAATTAAcacaaaatgaatgagagatGCTATTTGTTCTGACATATCTTAAAGGGGTATGGTTGCCTCTATGCTGGCAAAAACAATCCAAAATGTCATTTAAACGTGACAAATTATGAGGGGATGACATTAACAACTTGCTCATTAGAATGTTttctaaaaatgtgaaattttgaaatataatatttttcttaCTTGTTGTCGGTTGTTATCCGGTTTGTATTTTCCTTCCTTCTTAAATCATGCTAATCATTTTTTTACCCGGATTTTCGCTTTAATACTTGCCACATTATGTACAAGCGGCAACATAATGTTAATTGTCAACTGATACGTGGAAGGAGAATATTTCGATTCCGTAGTCTAGTTGTTTTGTCTTGGCTCTCTCTCTGAATGTtcaaactagcacatcaatgatgtggagctcatccggcatctcgcaacaaaatttaacacaattttaatttcagcccagttgacactgtagtgaattatattggtgacatagaTTGAGgctatagaattgaaattgatgaagaaatgacatagaagcattttttgtgatctatgaataaatttcatataagttaagcataaataattttctcgtcaaaatttcttaactctgtgtagaaccttggtgaacctcatgtagctctcagatggaacaaaaataatcaaaatcaatcaacaaaacaataagtattttttgtgagctttgaaaatatatgaataaattagcatattaataatgagtttcaaaattctgtgttgaaattttgtatcactaCCTCGAGccatcatataaagcaaacaaaattgaaattgatcaacaaatgaagaaaaaacattttttgtgatttatgaataaatgttgcataaattagcataaataattttctagacaaaattttgtgtacaagtttggtgaacctcaatgcagctctaccagattgaagtaaaaaatcaaaatcggtcaacaaataaagaagaggcattttctgtgatttatgaataaatttcgcataaattagcatagacaattttctactgaaaatttccaaattctgtgtagaagtttggtgaacctcatgaagttctaccagatagaagcaaaaaattcaaaatcggtccacaaataaagaagaagcattttttgtgaattttgaaaaaagcgcatAAATTCGCatatttaattaatttcaaaattctgtgaagaagttttgaatcccccacctagtgctatcacataaagcaaacagaattgaaatggcgaagaagaagcattttgaaattgtggacggacgacagatgacggacgccacgccacggcgtaagctcatctggcccttcgggccggatgagctaaaaatatgaaaaaaaagaatccgTCAATATAGTGTAAGCTTTAATGTACCAAAATATTTGAGTGGATGATGAATCAGATGTGCTACAAAGACATTTTAATTACTTGAGAGTTGTGTCTGCTACGTTACCACCATTATCTACCGTATAGCTCCTTGgctctttttaaattttaaaaacaaattttatcacAAAACATGTGGAAATACATTAATTTATACAAATCTTTTTATAACTATTCAGCGTGATTAATTGTTAAGGATGAGATCTTTTATACAATTTAAgaaggttctttttttttaggagcaGAGCCGAAACACC
Above is a window of Lytechinus pictus isolate F3 Inbred chromosome 15, Lp3.0, whole genome shotgun sequence DNA encoding:
- the LOC135156865 gene encoding uncharacterized protein LOC135156865 — encoded protein: MYSKEDYDRATEQLYSIYYQHIPGTMKIHSVHPISQTKMLVRHTSCYCENCVKGQDRCDGWMNRTLKPKRANPSDAAVVKAVVKAVETVEAVKTVEAAETVEAVKTVEAAETVEAVKTVEAAESVEAVKTVEAAETVEAVEINHTPVLPAVDEYVAAVYSVQWYLGKVLEVDLKDRDAKITFMTRMTSKKVSTLMTFKWPDPADKIWIPFDDILTTAQPTGLGKSERKSELTIEQFTLIEDLAKKYKEAQIKRIYIRI